Proteins co-encoded in one Eremothecium sinecaudum strain ATCC 58844 chromosome VI, complete sequence genomic window:
- the PGS1 gene encoding CDP-diacylglycerol--glycerol-3-phosphate 3-phosphatidyltransferase (Syntenic homolog of Ashbya gossypii AAL003W; Syntenic homolog of Saccharomyces cerevisiae YCL004W (PGS1)), producing the protein MVFRRLFPRPINIKGDASMSISCVSHPNMTFTDIVKDKLSFLKSKFYFKTGEIEIIETPYDFYECLKTRISLANDRIFLASLYLGKTEEELIKCIGDALKAKPDLKVHFLIDGLRGTRETPKTCSASLIAQLAKEHGERINIRLYKTPAYVGWKRWLIPSRFNEGIGLQHMKIYGFDNSVILSGANLSSDYFSNRQDRYYLFNSTAFSNYYFKLHQLISKMSYQVTYSDSIQKYKVSWPASNISTEPRANRRKFIHQSSAILSKFLLEDHGEVIEQSSEAPNDYPTVVYPISQFTPLFKPLEDKSTEKKSILKLLSLLNSPSNEWVFTAGYFNILPEIQDRLLGKNSSPGKIITASPFANGFYKSKGVSKHLPAAYLYLSKKFLQTVHKLGKDSYVSLYEWKKGIVNEPNGWSYHAKGIWLTANKQADDRPSVTVIGSSNYTKRAYSLDLENNAIVVTEDDHLRSAMKQEVENLFSNTKLVTLDNFAKEEDRKVKLGVIAATKILGKGL; encoded by the coding sequence ATGGTTTTTAGACGATTGTTCCCAAGACCAATAAATATTAAAGGGGACGCTTCCATGAGTATCAGTTGTGTTTCCCATCCTAATATGACGTTCACTGATATTGTAAAAGATAAGTTGTCGTTTCTGAAGAGTAAATTCTACTTTAAAACTGGTGAGATAGAAATAATCGAAACACCGTACGATTTCTATGAATGCCTGAAGACCCGTATTTCGCTTGCAAACGATAGAATATTCCTAGCATCTCTTTATCTAGGAAAGACCGAGGAAGAGCTTATCAAGTGTATTGGGGATGCCCTAAAAGCTAAGCCGGACCTTAAGGTACACTTCCTGATCGATGGCTTGCGTGGAACACGTGAAACTCCTAAAACATGTTCTGCTTCTTTAATTGCACAATTAGCGAAGGAACACGGTGAGAGGATCAATATTAGGCTCTACAAAACCCCTGCATACGTAGGCTGGAAGCGCTGGCTAATTCCCAGTCGATTCAATGAAGGAATTGGCCTACAGCATATGAAAATATATGGATTTGACAATTCTGTGATATTATCAGGAGCAAACCTATCTTCCGATTATTTCAGCAACAGACAGGACAGGTACTACTTGTTTAACTCCACTGCATTTAGTAATTACTATTTCAAATTACACCAGTTGATATCGAAAATGAGCTACCAGGTGACTTACTCAGACAGCATACAAAAATACAAAGTATCGTGGCCAGCTTCAAATATCAGCACTGAACCAAGAGCGAATAGGAGAAAGTTTATCCATCAATCATCTGCAATATTGTCCAAGTTTTTGCTTGAGGACCACGGCGAGGTTATTGAACAGTCGTCCGAAGCTCCGAATGACTATCCTACCGTGGTTTATCCAATCTCGCAATTTACGCCTCTGTTCAAACCCTTGGAAGACAAATCTACTGAGAAAAAGAGCATTTTAAAACTACTATCTTTATTGAATTCCCCATCAAATGAATGGGTATTCACTGCGGGCTATTTCAACATATTACCCGAGATCCAGGACAGGTTGTTAGGGAAAAACTCCTCGCCTGGTAAAATAATCACAGCATCTCCTTTTGCCAATGGATTCTATAAATCAAAGGGGGTCTCCAAGCACCTCCCGGCAGCCTACCTTTACTTATCCAAAAAATTCTTACAAACTGTACATAAACTCGGTAAGGATAGCTATGTATCCTTGTATGAGTGGAAAAAGGGCATTGTAAACGAGCCGAACGGATGGTCGTATCATGCCAAAGGTATATGGCTAACTGCTAACAAACAGGCGGATGACAGACCTTCTGTCACTGTAATTGGCTCATCCAACTATACAAAAAGAGCCTATTCATTAGACTTGGAGAATAATGCAATAGTAGTTACCGAGGACGATCACTTGCGGTCTGCAATGAAGCAAGAGGTTGAAAACTTATTTTCAAATACCAAGCTTGTAACTCTAGATAATTTCgccaaagaagaagatagaAAGGTAAAACTAGGAGTGATTGCTGCGACTAAGATACTAGGAAAGGGACTCTAG
- the RER1 gene encoding protein retrieval receptor (Syntenic homolog of Ashbya gossypii AAL002W; Syntenic homolog of Saccharomyces cerevisiae YCL001W (RER1)), with translation MNFGEEQLGSTGNKAVVYFNKYRNLYQYYLDQTTPHVRYRWGGLAGLLSLFYLRIVLSRGWYVVCYSLSIYLLNQFLAFLTPKFDMSLQQDEQNNELESGDMAEEFRPFIRRLPEFKFWENSTRATILSMFLTCFTILDVPVFWPILLMYFIVLCGLTMRRQIKHMIKYKYVPLDIGKKKYKSSHN, from the coding sequence ATGAATTTCGGCGAAGAGCAGTTAGGCAGCACTGGAAATAAAGCGGTAGTGTATTTTAACAAGTACAGAAACCTATATCAATACTATTTAGATCAAACCACACCACATGTCAGATATAGATGGGGTGGGCTTGCTGGATTGTTGTCCCTCTTCTATTTGCGTATAGTTCTCTCCCGGGGTTGGTACGTAGTGTGCTATTCATTGAGCATCTACCTTTTAAACCAGTTCTTGGCATTCCTGACTCCTAAGTTTGATATGTCATTGCAACAAGATGAACAAAACAATGAACTAGAAAGCGGAGATATGGCAGAAGAATTTAGACCATTTATTAGAAGGTTACCTGAGTTTAAATTTTGGGAGAATTCCACTCGTGCAACTATATTGTCAATGTTCCTAACGTGTTTTACTATACTTGATGTTCCCGTTTTTTGGCCTATACTATTAATGTACTTTATTGTACTATGTGGGTTGACTATGAGAAGACAAATTAAACATATGATCAAATACAAGTACGTTCCATTGGATATCGGCAAGAAGAAGTACAAGTCATCTCATAATTAA
- a CDS encoding HFR056Wp (Syntenic homolog of Ashbya gossypii AAL001W; Syntenic homolog of Saccharomyces cerevisiae YNL001W (DOM34) and YCL001W-A) translates to MKLISQKNGSANTSEAIITLLPQEKEDLFTLYNIINKDDEIIYKKKLSLKADENSKKKTTELVKLRIKIVSSEFEPKHEYLKYKGVTTEDDFSNANVDVPVGKFYSMVVNYQYPFTIIKHDFNSYCQKLLKESCNVEGRSDIAAVVLQEGIAHICMLSPSSTILKHKVEYSFPKKKRETDIMKFNEKLEKFYKATYTSMLRHFDFDKVKVILLCSPAFYAKILHEKILQYAQEDQNKTVLDNKSKFLVAHCSTGYLQGLTEVMRDPSYSSMLKNARNSQETRILDEFLSHLNSDDYKAWYGRQEVEKAADLGAIDLLLLTDTWMRSDDVVIRKKSLDLVNNVEKMGGKAIIFSSMHASGEQLDQLTGLACILKYPIADLDEDLEDEDEEA, encoded by the coding sequence ATGAAGTTGATTAGTCAAAAAAATGGTTCAGCTAATACTAGTGAGGCCATAATAACTTTGTTGCCTCAGGAAAAAGAAGATCTTTTTACCCtatataatattatcaaTAAGGATGATGAGATTATCTACAAGAAGAAGCTGTCGCTCAAAGCCGATGAGAATAGCAAGAAAAAGACTACTGAGCTTGTTAAATTGCGTATAAAGATTGTCTCGTCTGAGTTTGAGCCAAAACATGAATACTTAAAGTATAAAGGTGTTACTACTGAAGATGACTTCTCCAACGCAAATGTCGATGTGCCGGTTGGAAAATTCTACAGCATGGTAGTCAATTACCAATACCCATTTACTATCATTAAGCATGACTTCAACTCTTACTGTCAGAAGCTCTTGAAAGAATCGTGCAATGTGGAAGGCCGTTCTGACATAGCAGCAGTTGTTTTACAAGAAGGTATTGCTCACATATGTATGCTCAGCCCTTCGTCTACTATTTTAAAGCACAAGGTCGAGTATAGCTTCCctaaaaaaaaaagagAGACTGATATAATGAAGTTTAACGAGAAGCTGGAGAAGTTTTATAAAGCTACGTATACCTCGATGTTGAGGCATTTTGATTTTGACAAGGTAAAGGTGATCCTACTGTGTTCGCCTGCATTTTATGCTAAGATTTTACATGAAAAAATACTGCAGTATGCACAGGAGGATCAGAATAAGACCGTTCTGGACAATAAATCAAAATTTTTAGTTGCGCATTGTTCAACAGGTTATCTACAAGGCCTCACGGAAGTCATGAGAGACCCATCTTATTCTTCAATGCTAAAAAATGCCAGAAACTCACAGGAGACTCGTATACTAGATGAATTTCTGAGCCATTTGAATAGCGATGACTACAAAGCCTGGTATGGTAGGCAAGAAGTTGAGAAGGCAGCAGACTTGGGAGCCATAGATTTATTGCTGTTGACCGACACATGGATGAGGTCAGACGACGTTGTCATTAGAAAGAAGTCCTTAGACTTAGTTAATAATGTGGAAAAAATGGGAGGGAAGGCTATAATATTCAGTTCCATGCATGCATCAGGAGAACAATTAGATCAACTTACTGGTTTGGCATGTATATTGAAATATCCAATTGCTGACCTCGACGAAGACCTTGAGGATGAGGATGAGGAGGCCTAG
- the CDC10 gene encoding septin CDC10 (Syntenic homolog of Ashbya gossypii AAR001C; Syntenic homolog of Saccharomyces cerevisiae YCR002C (CDC10)) yields the protein MSSIADTSNLITPSSYVGFDTITAQIEHRLLKRGFQFNIMVVGHSGLGKSTLINSLFASHLIDSSTGKDITKEPITKTTEIKVSYHSLVEDKVRLNVNCIDTPGFGDQINNDKVWEPIVKYIKEQHSQYLRKELTAQREKHIVDTRVHAVLYFIQPNGKGLTQLDIAALKRLTDITNVIPVIAKADTLTMDERSRFRDIIQQEFKKHNFRIYPYDSDDLTTEELELNDSIRSIIPFAVVGSEKEITINGDVVRGRKTRWGAINLEDINQCEFVYLREFLIRTHLQDLIESTALIHYESFRSKQLIALKENANSRVTGHSAQNSSTNMLR from the coding sequence ATGTCCTCAATTGCTGATACGTCTAATCTAATTACTCCTTCTTCTTATGTGGGTTTCGATACAATTACCGCCCAAATTGAACATCGCTTATTAAAGAGAGGTTTTCAATTTAACATAATGGTCGTTGGCCATTCGGGTCTAGGTAAGAGTACTTTGATAAACAGTTTGTTTGCTTCCCATTTGATAGATTCTTCAACTGGTAAGGACATAACCAAGGAGCCAATTACGAAAACCACTGAAATTAAAGTTTCTTACCATTCATTGGTTGAAGATAAGGTTCGTCTAAATGTGAACTGCATTGATACGCCAGGTTTTGGTGATCAGATCAACAACGATAAAGTTTGGGAACCTATTGTCAAATACATCAAAGAACAACACTCCCAGTATTTGCGTAAGGAGTTGACTGCGCAACGTGAGAAACACATTGTGGACACCCGTGTTCACGCAGTGTTATACTTCATTCAACCAAACGGTAAAGGTCTAACGCAGTTAGATATTGCTGCGTTGAAGAGGTTGACTGATATTACCAACGTTATCCCAGTCATTGCTAAAGCCGACACATTAACTATGGATGAAAGATCTAGATTTAGAGACATCATCCAGCAAGAATTCAAAAAGCATAATTTTAGAATATATCCCTATGATTCTGATGACCTGACGACAGAGGAATTGGAACTAAACGACAGTATAAGGTCGATTATCCCATTTGCAGTTGTTGGTTCCGAAAAGGAAATAACAATTAATGGTGACGTTGTAAGAGGTAGAAAGACACGCTGGGGTGCGATCAATTTAGAAGACATTAATCAGTGTGAATTTGTCTACTTGAGGGAATTTTTGATCAGAACCCACTTACAAGATTTAATTGAAAGTACTGCCTTAATCCACTATGAAAGCTTCAGATCCAAGCAATTGATTGCTCTAAAAGAAAATGCTAACTCTCGCGTAACTGGTCACTCTGCTCAAAATTCTAGTACCAACATGTTACGTTAA